gtcaggtgggctggagagatggcttagtggataaggggcttgcttgcaaagccaaaggaccgaggttcaattccccagtacctacaaaagccagatgcacaagggggcgcattgtGCCTGAAGTTCCTtttcaggggctgaaggccctggtgtgtccatttttctttctatctatctgcctctttctttcaaataaagaaatgtatatgcatatatatattttaaaaagtggtaagGTGAGGGAGGGCTGGTTCAGGAGCCAGCCTTCGGCTGGGAGTTTCTCACAGGGAATGCGTGCATGAGGTGAGACTTGTCAGAAGGCCTGGGACAGTGAGGACTGGAACAAAGTCACCATCTTGGTAGTGAGGTCATCAGAGACCTTGGGAACACATTTTAGCAGGAAGGTCACAGAATATGAAGTCCGCTGGAGATAAGACCAGGGCCACCAGACAGAAAAAGGTCACATAAAGAGCCCGCAGCCTGGCCCTGAGCACCTGCCCCGCCCGTGCCAGGTCCCGACCTCCCGGGAGTGCGTGGGCTTTGGGGCTGTGCAGGAAGTGGCTGTGGGGCTGGTGCAGCCGGCCAGCGCTACCCTCTATGACTACTACAGCCCTGGTGAGCACTCACGGGCACCCTGGCATGCGGGGAGGTAGGGGCTGGCACCCTCCTTTGGGACATCATGAGCCCATGAAGAAACGGGTGGTGGGGCATCGTCAGGCCCTCCTTGGGGTGTGGAGGTTGCTAGGAACAACATGTACCCACTCTGTTTTTCTCCAGAGCACAAGTGTTCTGTGTTTTATGGGGCACCGAGTAAGAGCAAGCTCCTGTCCACCTTATGTTCTGCGGATGTCTGCCAGTGTGCCGAGGGTGAGGCGAGGCCTTGGGATTGGGTGCTGGGAAGGGGGCTGGTGGGGCCCAAGCTGGTCTCATCGGATCCCTGGCCTCAGGGAAGTGTCCGCGGCAGCGGCGCGCCCTGGAGCGAGGGCTGCAGGATAAGGACGGCTACAGGATGAAGTTCGCCTGCTACTACCCACGCGTGGCCTACGGTTAGTGCCCGCCCTGCCCAGCTGTCTGACCCTCCCGGGGACCGGCAGCCTTGGTCTCTCTAGACTGCCTCCCCCAGGCCACCTGTGGCCTCTCTGCTGCTGACTGACTTCCAGCACCCTCAACCTTCCCTCCCTTTGCCCACCTGCTCCCAGGCTTCCAGGTCCAGGTGCTCCGAGAAGATGGCAGAGCTGCCTTCCGCCTCTTTGAGACCAGGATCACCCACGTCCTGCACTTCAGTAGGAAGGGGCCGCCGGCTGGGGCGGGAGGGAGGACTGCTTCCTGGAAACTAATCGTCTGAGTGGAAAGCCCCCTGGCCTTAAGGAGCTGGGGCTGACCCATAAATGGGGAACAGCAGCTCCTCCCAGCAGGAGACAGGTTTAAGGCTCGCTCTATGCAGAGGCCTTGACCATACCTCAATCCTGTCTGTGGATGTCATTCCCTCAGCCAAGGACGCCAAGGCTGCTGCTGGTCAGACCCGAAACTTCCTGGTCCGGGCATCATGCCGCCTTCGCTTGGAGCCTAACAAAGAGTATTTGATCATGGGTCTCGATGGAGTCACCTATGACCTCAAAGGAGAGTGAGTCCCCTGCTTCCGTCAGCCCCTCACTCTCCTTTTGCCTACACCCTTCTTTTGGGAACAGGCCCCTGGCACCTACTCCCTGCCCCTCAGAACCCAAGGGCGTTGTGTACCCATCCTGATCCCCGCCATGACTCTTGTGTCCCCCACAGTCCCCAGTACCTGCTGGACTCCAACAGCTGGATCGAGGAGATGCCCTCTGAACGCCTGTGCCGGAGCACCCGCCAGCGGGCAGCCTGTGCTCAGCTCAACGACTTCCTCCAGGAGTACAGCACCCAGGGGTGCCAGGTGTGAGGGGACAGAGCCGCTGCCCTTGGCCCATAAACAGAACCAGGGAAAGTCAGCAGCTGAGGCGGGCTGAGCACCTGGGGCCTGTGTTCCTGGATTTTATGTTTGGAGGTGTGGGAGGGATGGGATGCCCAGACAACATAGCCCCAGGGGCAGGGGCTTAATAAATGACTTGACAACAcagtgtcatgtgtgtgtgtgtgtgtgtgtgtgtgtgtgtgtgtgtgtgcatgtgtacacatgcatgcgtgGCAAGACTTCTACTGCCCTCCCCAGGGTTTGGGACCCAGGGCGGGTTTGTGAACTCTTGGACACAGAGCTGGGGAAGTCTCAGGCTGTGCCCAAACCTTCCCTAGTGCCTCTGTCATGGGGCCCAGCAGCTGTACCTCAGGGGTCCCATTGCCAAACATCAGAGTCAGGCTTGCGCTTGGCAATCACTCAGCTCTTTAGCTTCATGAGCTGCCATTAACCTGCATGCCCCACTGTCTGGTATAGTTGGGATTCTGGGATTTGTAGACTTGAGCTGAGTCCCAGGCTGTGAAAGCCTGTTGATCCTTTTATTGATGGTATTAAGCTGCTTTGCCAGAGCTGTACAACCTTTGGGTCCTGCTAtgtcttcaccctggcactgattgtaaTTAAGCCaaagacttctctctcccatggttggGCATGGAAACAGGCTGAGCCTGGGCCTTGCCGCAGAGACCCCTGGCTGCCAGTGCACCTAGCTAGGAACCTGAATCTCACCTTGGACCTCAATGGTACAGCCTGTGCTCTGGTTAAATCCTGAGGGAAGAGGAACCTTGGGGCTCTGCAGTCTGCCTATAAAGCCAAGGTTAGGGAGTTGGAGGACAGCCAAAGTTCTGACATGCCTCCCCTGAGTCCTGCCATCATTTTTGGCATAGACTGTCTCCAAGCCTTCTTCTGGCCCTCTCTCAACTGTTTCcttatacacaaagtggccctgaTATGATCCAGGGGGACACCACCCTTATGACTGCAATTCTAGTATGGGACTGAGCCAGTGGAGGCTGACCAGCCCTTCCCTGGGGGACTTCTGGGTAATGACCCCCCTTCAGCCTGGAACCCACACTCTCCTGGTGCGGACCCTGTCACCTGTGTGCCTGGCCCGAAGCGGAGGAAGCTTGactgcagagagggagagggagaagcaggagggggtgtgtgtgtgcaggactgttgttgtttttcatccCTGGCCTTCTTAGGCCAGCAAAATCCCCTTTCCTGTCCTTGGGAACTCTGAACTGTTTCATATTTGTAGAACTCCTGTGTATTTAGAAATGtattatttctctatttgcacatgaatgtatgtgtgcatgtgtgctccagggtttgcctctgcaaatgattgCTGGTTCAGATTCATGTGAGTGGCTGAGGAATAGAATCTAGGGCATAAggtattcttttctctctccttgagatAGAGATGCTCACTCAGTCTTGAGCTGCtgggttttaatttatttttgttagactggttgaccaagtcccagtgattccctggtctctgctctccataGACTGGGGTGACAGAAGCATGTGGCCGTGCGGAGATGTTTACATAGGTGCCAGGTTCAGGCCTAGGCAGCCCCAGGCCCTTATGCTCAGTAACAAGTACacttatccaccaagccatctcctcagctctagctctttgttgttttgaaacagggtcttaggTTCCATGGTGCAATGGTTAGCACTCTGGACTCTGAAACAGGATCTtgttgtgtagcccagactggccttagaCCCTGACCcgcctgcctctgcttcccaagtactgggttacaggcatgcaccaccacacttcactctagacaattttttttttttttaaatcaaggtagggtcttgctctagcctaagcagccctggaactcactatgtggtcttagactagcctcaaactcacagcgatccttctacctctgcctcctgagtgctgggagtaaaggtgtgtgccaccgtgcctggcactcTAGACAATTTTTTATGGCAAGAGAAGCACTGTTAATGACTACATAGGCCTGGATActgtagtgcacacctgtaatcccaacactcgggaggcagaggcaggagaatcaagagtccagggtcatccttggctacatagcaacttTGAAGCCAACCCAAGCTACTTGAGACCTCATCCCCCAAAAAAGGCAACCCccgctgccaggcatggtggcagatgcctgagtttgaggccagcctgagaactacacagtgaattcaggtcagtctcggctacagaaagacccctaccttgaaaaccagaaAAGGAATTAACAAAGCATGGAGATAGGGCTGTGGGTGTAGCCCagcggtcaagtgcttgcctagaatagGTAAgactgggttcaatctccagtatgtACCATCAACATAACTgcacagagctagagagatagctctgtggttaaaggcacttgtttataaagcctgtcagcccaagttcaattctccagtacccaccaaaagcagaatgcacaaaatggtgtgtgtgtctggagtttgtttgcagcagcatgaggccatggtgcacccctctccccactctctcttgctccctcacaaataaatacaatcttttattataaataattgcacagggactacaggcatgcactgGGATGCTCCAGGCTAATAGGGCCATATGTCTACCCTTGCTTCTAAGTAAaacagagcccccccccccaatcaacGTCTACTGTCCGTCAGGCAATCCTAGCGGGCACGGACTAGCACTAAGCTAGTAGGgtatggagagagagggacaggccAGGGTTGGACTCCTCAGCTCATATGGCTGATTTAGAGCTGGACAGCTAATGCTGGTGCAAGGTCAGGGTTCTGCAGTCCTTTCTTCTTGATGGATAGCTCCATCTTTGATGTGTGGACTCGACAAGGCCAGTGTAAGTGGTGCCAATACAGAAAAGGTGCCCTCTGTGCATGGGATGATGGGAAGCTGTGGGTGAGGGTCAGCCGCCTGGACAGCGGAACGGATGGCTGGGGCTCAAGAGCTATAAGTGGCTGTGCCAGTGCCTTGCCAGCGTCTCTGGCCATGTTGCTCCTTGGGCTGTTGCTGCTGCTCCTGGCTGGCACCCGTTTGCTGTGGTGCCAGTGGAAGCTCTGGGGCCTCCGCCTCCCGCCTCTGGCCCCAGGCTTCCTGAACCTTCTGCAGCCCAACCTACCCATCTATCTGCTCAGCCTCACTAAGAAACTCGGGCCCATTTACAGGGTCCGCTACGGGATGCAAGGTGAGagattttctccctccctccccctctccctctccctctctctctcatggccTGTTAGAAAAGCAGACCAGCCTTCTCTGCTGGGACACTGCTGCTCTGCTCTCCCCTAGATGTGGTGGTGCTGAACTCTGCCAGGATCATCGAGGAGGCCATGGTCCGGAAGTGGGTGGACTTTGCTGGCCGACCCCAAGCACCATCCTGTAAGGGCTGGcagtacttttaaaatgtttatttatttactttttaattagatagataggtagaggaaaagagacagacagaaaggggggggtgcatgccgggcctccagccactgcaaacgaactccagatgcataggctaccatgtgcatctgacttatgtgggtcctggggaatcaaacttaggtcctttggctttgccggcaagtgctttaaccactaagccatctctccaggcctgggcgTACTTCTTGAATGCAGGAGGGTCAGAGGGGACAGAAGGCTGGGATGGGGCCTTTGGCTCGCCTGGTCAGTGACCATAGTCGCCACTGCACCCACAGACACCCTGTTCAACCAGCACTGCCAGCACCTGTCACTAGGGGACTTCTCCACGCTGTGGAAGGCCCACAAGAAACTGACTCGCTCAGCTCTGATGTTGGGTGTTCGAGACTCCATGGAGGCCCAAGTGGAGGAACTGACCCAGGAGTTCTGTGAGGTGAGACCAAGTTTCTGTCTGGGGTCAGCCTCTGTCTCCCATAGCACCCCTTTGTCCCCACAGCCTGTGCAGCCCGTTTCTCTTCCACAGCGCCTGAGAGGCCAAGCCGGTGTGCCCGTGCTCATCCAGAAGGAATTATCTTTCTTCACCTGTAGGGTCATTTGCTACCTCATCTTCGGAGACAAGGTCAAAGTTGCCCTCTTGACCTCTCAGCACCCCCTGATCCCTTCTCTGGTCCtttgccattgtgtgtgtgtgtgtgtgtgcagagatgcatgtgccccatgtacatgtgtacagaggacagaggagaattTTAGGTCCCCTCTGCCCCCCTCCACCTGCCCGCCattcatctgcatgtttccttgtGATGGGAGTCTCTTGTGGATTCTGGAATTTGCTATTTTCCTGAGCCCCAGAGTCTCTGCTCTGCACAGGACTGCAGTTACAGATGTAtatagccatgcccagctgctttatGTGGGGAATAAAGCTCACGTGGTTTGAgcccctctcaggccctcatgcttgctaggGAGCCTGAATTTCCCTCTGAGCCATTCTCCCCCCAGTTTAATTCAAAATTCGACTCCTTTTGATGACAGGACGACTCCTTAGTGCAGGAGGTTCACAGCTGTGCCCACAACTTGGTAAAAGCCTGGGATCACTGGTCCATCAAACTGCTGGACATGTTTCCTTTTCTCACGGTAAGGAGGTAGGGGTCCAGACTCCCCTGGGTCCTGGGAAGACAGCTGGAGGTCCCCACTCCCGCACCCCAGCGGCTAAGTTGCTTTCTTCCCTAGCTCTTCCCCAACCCAGGACTCCGGAAGCTGTACCGGCTCCTGGAGGAGCGGGACCACGTGGTGGGGCAGCAGTTAAGGCGGCACAAGGTGGGCCTGCCCCCCGCGGGGGTGCTTCTTGCCCCTGCCGGGCAGGCTGGCGAAGGCTTCCCGTTCCCAGCTGCGTCCTCCTCCCGCCCTCACAGGAGAGCCAGGTGACCGGACAGTGGAAGGACATAACAGACTACATGCTGCAGGGGATCGAGCGGCTGCGCGAGGGCAAGGGTCTGCACGGGCTCTGCGAGGGCCACGTGCACATGGCCGTGGTGGACCTTTTCATCGGCGGTGTGGAGACCACGGCGACCACCCTCTCCTGGGCCGTGGCTTTCCTGCTTCACCACCCTGAGGTGTGCCCTGGAGGAAGGGCAGGAGGCTCGTGCCCGCGGCCTGGCCTGGCTGTGTTGAGGGGCTCCGAGGCTGGGCGGGGGTCGCCAGCGCTCGGCCCGGCACTCCTAGCTTCCCCGACCTCCCAGGTTCAGCGTCGACTGCAGGAGGAGCTGGACCTCGAGCTGGGCCCCGGCGCGCCCAGCATCCTGACCGCGTACAAGGACCGCAAGCGGCTGCCTCTGCTCAGGGCCACCATCGCGGAGGTGCTGCGCCTGAGGCCCGTGGCGCCCCTGGCCTTGCCCCACCGCGCCACTCGGACTAGCAGGTGACACCCTGGGGcctggccgggggggggggggtgtccaggAAGGCCCCGTTGGGGGTCCTGGCCAGCCTCTGACTCCGCCGTCCCGCAGCATCTGT
Above is a window of Jaculus jaculus isolate mJacJac1 chromosome 8, mJacJac1.mat.Y.cur, whole genome shotgun sequence DNA encoding:
- the LOC101598560 gene encoding steroid 21-hydroxylase, which gives rise to MLLLGLLLLLLAGTRLLWCQWKLWGLRLPPLAPGFLNLLQPNLPIYLLSLTKKLGPIYRVRYGMQDVVVLNSARIIEEAMVRKWVDFAGRPQAPSYTLFNQHCQHLSLGDFSTLWKAHKKLTRSALMLGVRDSMEAQVEELTQEFCERLRGQAGVPVLIQKELSFFTCRVICYLIFGDKDDSLVQEVHSCAHNLVKAWDHWSIKLLDMFPFLTLFPNPGLRKLYRLLEERDHVVGQQLRRHKESQVTGQWKDITDYMLQGIERLREGKGLHGLCEGHVHMAVVDLFIGGVETTATTLSWAVAFLLHHPEVQRRLQEELDLELGPGAPSILTAYKDRKRLPLLRATIAEVLRLRPVAPLALPHRATRTSSICGYDIPEGTIVIPNLQGANLDETAWERPHEFRPERFLEPGPRPRSLSFGCGARACLGEPLARLELFVVLARLLRAFTLLPPAGALPRLQPQPCGGVNLRMWPFQVRLQPRGPAHAGPVPLTGAVRSRKEGFPGWLGGGGALALLWARPLSAQQS